A genomic window from Cricetulus griseus strain 17A/GY chromosome 4, alternate assembly CriGri-PICRH-1.0, whole genome shotgun sequence includes:
- the LOC100765388 gene encoding putative sperm motility kinase W has product MDSHKEEEILEKDFRILLSLGCGTFGEVKLACHLPTNTQVAVKVLEKTSNSVADISAEVNILQSVEHRNIVRFFHMIDTLMTTYVIMEYVAGEDLESCLRALGCLKEDEARPIFRQVVSAVHFLHQRHIAHRDIKLENILLDGAGNAKLCDFGMAIKIREGQMLEEICGSLLYWAPEILAGKPYDGMAGDMWSLGIVLFVLVTGHFPYVEPTLDGMHRLITTTMCPIPYHLSKPCHIVIARLLMVPTWYRITIGQLVQRPWLGHIQEHVPPATKEILPRVVETMCTIGYTCEEIVSSLKHRQSNNVTATINILKYQLSCGDSHGQGKSWLNMICAHPLRLPLPLGRRASEPGLPSGKSPFHKEGVEERAKGCRSYPMLNRGSCLEVMSWSDNTVPERGAYVADAINTATWGMNLVDSLPGNLSSHESALDRTLTGFLNLGFSIEEPSTGPDIPSDQSQVAPTTSGSRPFRGWRLTRKQIVHALRVLCCCCCCCCCHHRRHLPTHPMGGN; this is encoded by the exons ATGGACAGCCACAAGGAAGAGGAAATTCTTGAAAAAGATTTCAGGATCCTACTGTCTCTAGGTTGTGGTACATTCGGGGAGGTGAAGCTGGCCTGCCACCTCCCCACGAATACTCAAGTGGCTGTCAAAGTCCTTGAGAAAACCTCCAACAGTGTGGCTGACATCAGCGCTGAAGTGAACATCCTTCAGTCTGTGGAACACAGGAACATTGTTCGATTTTTTCACATGATCGACACACTGATGACCACGTATGTGATCATGGAGTATGTGGCAGGAGAAGATCTGGAGAGCTGCCTCAGGGCACTGGGCTGTCTAAAGGAGGATGAGGCTAGACCAATTTTCCGGCAGGTCGTGTCAGCAGTTCACTTCCTCCACCAAAGACACATTGCACATCGTGACATTAAGTTAGAAAACATCCTACTCGATGGAGCAGGAAATGCAAAGCTTTGTGACTTTGGTATGGCAATTAAAATCAGAGAAGGGCAGATGCTTGAGGAGATTTGTGGCTCCTTGCTCTATTGGGCCCCAGAGATCTTGGCAGGGAAACCATATGATGGAATGGCGGGTGATATGTGGAGCTTGGGTATCGTCCTCTTTGTCCTTGTCACAGGGCACTTTCCATATGTGGAACCCACCCTTGATGGTATGCACAGGCTCATCACCACCACAATGTGTCCCATTCCCTACCACCTGTCAAAACCCTGCCACATTGTCATTGCACGATTACTCATGGTCCCCACCTGGTACAGAATAACAATAGGTCAGCTTGTGCAACGACCATGGCTGGGCCACATTCAAGAACATGTACCACCTGCCACTAAGGAAATCCTTCCCAGGGTGGTGGAGACTATGTGCACCATTGGCTACACCTGTGAAGAGATTGTGTCATCCCTAAAACACAGGCAATCAAATAATGTCACAGCAACTATAAATATCCTCAAATACCAACTGAGCTGTGGGGATAGCCATGGACAAGGTAAGTCCTGGCTAAATATGATCTGCGCACACCCTCTTAGACTCCCCCTTCCCTTGGGGAGGAGAGCTAGTGAACCAGGTCTTCCTTCTGGGAAGAGTCCCTTTCACAAAGAGGGTGTGGAAGAAAGAGCCAAGGGATGCAGAAGCTACCCCATGCTCAACAGGGGGTCCTGCCTGGAGGTGATGTCCTGGTCAGATAACACCGTCCCAGAAAGAGGTGCTTATGTGGCCGATGCCATCAACACTGCAACATGGGGCATGAATTTGGTTGACAGTCTGCCTGGCAATCTCTCCTCCCATGAATCAGCCCTGGATAGAACACTCACTGGGTTTCTGAACTTGGGCTTCTCCATAGAGGAACCATCCACAGGGCCAGACATTCCCAGTGACCAGTCCCAGGTGGCACCCACAACATCTGGATCCAGGCCATTCAGAGGCTGGAGACTGACAAGGAAGCAAATTGTCCATGCACTGAGAGtactgtgctgctgctgctgctgctgctgctgccaccaccgcCGCCACCTGCCCACCCACCCCATG GGTGGAAACTGA